The sequence CAATGCCATCTCTCCACACCTTAAATTTAACTTCAACAGTGTCACCGGGACGCCATTTTTTTCCTTCGCTAATATCAAATGTAAAAGCCGCGCCAGCTTGAATCGCAGCGATATTTCTACTTTCTTCCACTTCGGCTTCGCTATTTTTTTTGGTCGATACCGTAATTTTATTGACACCCGCGTTCAAGCCAGTGGCTGCTGCTTCTCCCGCAACAGCGCTTGAGCTACCGCCTATTTGAAACAGCGTTCCCGACCAGTCCTGAAGAATATTATCGGCCGGAAAACGCCACACTCCGGGTTTCGGCTGCGCGGTCATACGGAACTGCTTCACATCGGACCAGCTTTTTGCTATGAGATTGCCTTCCAAAGGTTTGAACATGATCTCCACGATCACGCCCGGGGTCCACTTTCTGCTTTCTTCAATGTAAGCCTCAAATCTGGTCTCCGTAGTTGGCCCTCCCAGATCAATCAGTTCCTCGTGCCAACCACCAAAAGAGCCACCCGGAAGCGCGGAGCGCATGCTGACCTTGATGGCGGTGGTATCCACCCTGCTCATTCCGGGAAGTCGAAAACGCGCGCCCGGCGGATTATCTACCCGGTGTAAATTGACGGGAGCCTCGTCCGGCAAGTTCCACGTACCTTTATCAGGCCACGGATTGCCCCAATCATCGGCACGGGTCTGAGCGCTATAGGTTCCAATCTGCGCGTCTCCTGAGGCCGCTGTTGCAGGCTGCGCTGTTAAAGGCTGCGCTGTTAAAGGCTGATTACTTAACGCATCGGCCTGTCCCATGCCGAACAAGAACAACATCGTCATGCCGCATAGCATGGAACGGATACGGCAAAGTTTGCAGAGGCTTTTGATTATCAACATGATCGTTTTCATTTACAGACCTCTTTCGTCAAATTTTCAGCCTTGACGAAAATGTCCGTCCCGGGAAGCGTTCCGCAAGCGACCACATCCGAGCGACGCGGAGCGGAATCGCTAACGCGACACGCGCGCCGGCAAAAATGCGCGAAGGCCTTGATCCGGACGACTAACGTTTCCCTGGCAATGTATAAATTTTTCATATCATCAAAAATACAACGGTAAACCTGATTAAGTGAGTGTCTGGGCGACGACCCGGTTTCAAAAATCGCATGTCCCAGTACCAACGGACATTTTGTTTGTGCTACTTTGCTTAGGCGACCAGGTCGCACATGCACGGGATTGAATGCAAGAAGGGCTTTACGCTATCGTTCTCAATACAATCTACTTTGAACCGATGCGTCACGGCAGTTTTGATCCTTGCGCCCAGGTGCTAAACGTACCTGTACACACGCCCGATTGCCTTGTGCTCACGATCTGATTAGCATTTCTTGACGAGAGATAGTGCATGCCAAGACGCTCCGTGAGGACCGATACGGATTGAATAAAGTCCGCGAGATCGAAAGTCACTTATTCATACTGCCTGACTTACATTTTGCACAATCTTTGCTTAAACTTTACTGCGCTTTTCCCAGTCTTAAGGGACATCAATCGTAGCACTATATTTCAAGGAACCGGCCCCGCCAGCGGGTAACCTTCCCGAGAAATTCCAGACCGCCGCCGTTTCATCACGTCTAGCGGAACAAGTTAAATCAGGCGGGATATCGGCACCACAATGAACATCCTGCAATGTCATGCGCGCATCAACAGGATCTTGTATTTCTTCCATAGCAATAAAGGTGTTCGACGTATTTCTGAAGCTGATGGTGTACACCAGCGTATCGCCTGCGTGTGCGGAGTCCTTGTCTACGCTCTTCACCAGCTTTAGGGCACCTTGATAAGGAACCAAAGTCACCGCATCGCTATATCCAAGGTCGGTAATTCCGTCCGCATGCACAGCAATGTGACTTTTTGGTGAGGACACAGCATCCCATTTGATACGCACAGGGACACTAATTCTCACCGTTGCTTTTGCATTCATATAAGCGCCGCTTGCCATCAAGAGCGAGTGAGTTGCGGTACCGTTCCAGTCGGTATTCAATACTGTGCTCGTGTTCGCAGCTTGAATCAGCCTCGGCTTACCGAACATTTCCAGCTCATTGGGGAGCAGATAAGTCAGGTTAATATTTTCAGCTTTCCCTTTATTGGCAAGCACCGTAATACTGTAGGAAAAGGTGTCGCCCGCAAACATTTCACTGCCTCCAGACATACCGGAACGATCCCCTGCGGAACCGGACATCGTATTTTTTTCATCCGTATCGCTATTGGCTGGTTTCCAGTCCGTTCGACTGGCATCCAGCTTGATCAAGGGCTGCTCTACATACCGCAGCGGCGATCTGATCTGGTTCCCAGCACGGTCACTGGCAATGATTTCAACTTCTACCATCCAACTATTTTTCAGCTGCTCTGCCGAAAGACCAAAGAGAAAAATGTTCGATGGCGACACATCCACTTTGGAGGGCAACGACCATGGTGCCGAGGCATCGGTTCGCCAGCGAACATCCATCGCATTTTTTCCATCGCCTGCCGGACCAAGCCCAGAATTGTTATCGGTGACAGTTGCGCTTAACGAATAGTTGCCACTATCCGACATTGATTGCTGCAGGTTGGCGATGAGCGGTGACCGCTTATCGATATGAAAAATTCGATCCTCCGATACAGCGGAAGCCACCCCATGTCTTTGAACTATAAACGACACGGTGTAGGTGCTGCCATCTTCCCAGTCCTTACTGACCTCAAGCGGAAAACTAAAATTCCCATCTCCATCTAAAACCCCGATGTCCTCGAAGGCCGTATTCCCCACGTTACTTTTACTCTGCCAAAGCACCTGGATCTTATCGACGCCAGGCTGGGTCTGACCCCGGATCGTTAGCGGATTGTCTTTCGAAAAATTCTGCCAGCTCTGCTTATCGGGATTCGTCCATGTCGGCTGCAGAGGTGTTTGGTAAGGCACATGAATCCGCCGTACAGCCGACCAGTTTGAATGCAATGCACCTTTCCCGACGACTTTAAATTGGACCTCATAAGTCGTTCCTTCAGCCCATCCATCGCTTCCGCTTACGGGAATCTCTTTGAAACTGTTGTCCTGATCCAGCTTGGTAATGACCGTATCAGAATAGGAACCATTACCCCCCCCGAGCACGCGCCACCATGGATGGATCTCAGTGACGCCCGGGTCGGTCCTGCCGCTGATGCGCAAAGGTTGACCGGCCGAAGGTGTGTACTGGCTGTTATCGTCTGGGCTGAGCCATATCAGCGTAGTCGGATATCGAACCACCTCGAACTCACGTGCATCTTGCCAGTTGGGGTCCGGGATGCCAGCGACCATGCCGCGAAATTTCACACTCCGCTTGCCCTTGATCCAATGCGTACTACCCCCAACCTCTAAGGTGAAACTATGGTCGGCATTCAACGCAACCGGCTGGATTCTCTTGTCCCACTCATCGGTGCCTATTTCACTCGACCATACTTCGATGCCATCAACGCCGGCTTCGGTTTTTCCACCGATCTTGAACGCGTTGGTATCGGACGGCAGATAATCGCTGCCCGCCGTCGGTGTGAGCCATTCCATGTGAAGTGTGGTGTGGAAAGTCCGCTTCTCAGACGCGACCGATGGTTTGCCATACCTTTGCGCCGTAAATGTTATTTCATACCGTTTCTTGTCCCAGGTTTTACTAGAAGGAACTTCAACTATGAATTCGCCGTTCGCTTGGATTGCTTCGCGTTTAATATATACAACACCTACATCATGGTGAAGATCGTCTCTCCAGTTTAGAGTAACTTGCTCCACGTCAGGCTCAGTCTTCCCGCTGACCGTCAGTGCGCGTTCTTTCGATGGCCCGTACCAGCTATTGTCCGCCGGACCGATCCAGGTCGGTGCTGGCGGGGGTATGCTCGCTACCGACCGTATTTGACGATGACTCGACAAATTTGAATCAATGCCGTTTTTTTGCGCC is a genomic window of Glaciimonas sp. PAMC28666 containing:
- a CDS encoding DUF11 domain-containing protein is translated as MGEEIHVSMMASDAFSGNITFCKAGFKDKPFIIEAYDDGSDALDIACGIWAGPAWGGKEVAVIVDDLVGEPGQTADFTAYAAIWGGTTIQATNSLKIEKLSGTATAVVSVEKATYRADISGKVSQGVTEVRIMDFQDRLLDTVPVLNGAYEYKSAPLAVGSNIFKVYGYHVTKSKKEFHALLDTVDAEVLPPPTWVSPSENSDYYPSHGKPLVMTGQTNIGVEWVQVWSERQYEPDSVSHTWIPITPDNKNHFTIEVPGSKEWVEGKTYLVSVLAQKNGIDSNLSSHRQIRSVASIPPPAPTWIGPADNSWYGPSKERALTVSGKTEPDVEQVTLNWRDDLHHDVGVVYIKREAIQANGEFIVEVPSSKTWDKKRYEITFTAQRYGKPSVASEKRTFHTTLHMEWLTPTAGSDYLPSDTNAFKIGGKTEAGVDGIEVWSSEIGTDEWDKRIQPVALNADHSFTLEVGGSTHWIKGKRSVKFRGMVAGIPDPNWQDAREFEVVRYPTTLIWLSPDDNSQYTPSAGQPLRISGRTDPGVTEIHPWWRVLGGGNGSYSDTVITKLDQDNSFKEIPVSGSDGWAEGTTYEVQFKVVGKGALHSNWSAVRRIHVPYQTPLQPTWTNPDKQSWQNFSKDNPLTIRGQTQPGVDKIQVLWQSKSNVGNTAFEDIGVLDGDGNFSFPLEVSKDWEDGSTYTVSFIVQRHGVASAVSEDRIFHIDKRSPLIANLQQSMSDSGNYSLSATVTDNNSGLGPAGDGKNAMDVRWRTDASAPWSLPSKVDVSPSNIFLFGLSAEQLKNSWMVEVEIIASDRAGNQIRSPLRYVEQPLIKLDASRTDWKPANSDTDEKNTMSGSAGDRSGMSGGSEMFAGDTFSYSITVLANKGKAENINLTYLLPNELEMFGKPRLIQAANTSTVLNTDWNGTATHSLLMASGAYMNAKATVRISVPVRIKWDAVSSPKSHIAVHADGITDLGYSDAVTLVPYQGALKLVKSVDKDSAHAGDTLVYTISFRNTSNTFIAMEEIQDPVDARMTLQDVHCGADIPPDLTCSARRDETAAVWNFSGRLPAGGAGSLKYSATIDVP